The stretch of DNA TCCCTCTTCCCAATCACTTCCTGGAGTGTACGTAGCATTATTCATCACCGATTGAACTATGTGACGTTCATCTAAACCAGCAAAATTTAAAACACCTTTAATCCGATAAAAACTTTGTCCTTGTATAACCAGCAGCACATTTAACCAATGTCTGAATTTTAATAAATCAAGTGGATGATCGAAAACAAAACTTTGAGAAACCACTTCATCATGAGCAACTTGCTGTCCAATTGGGAAAAACTTAAAACCCTGTTCAACCATTTTTGTAGTGTACGCTTCCATATTCAGCAAATTCACTTCATCCTGCTCACCTTTTACCGCAGTTATTATTTTTGCGTAGTTATTGATTTTTTTAACGATTTCAACAACTCGAGTTAATTGCTCTTCAGTAATTAGATCTGTTTTATTAATGATAATAACATCTGAGAAAGCAATCTGCTTACGAGCCTCTTCCCTTTCCTTTAGCAGTGTCTCCATATTTTGGGCATCAACCAAACAAATAACGGCATCCAATCTAAGATGAGACTGGATGATTTGATCGCCAATAAAAGCGGCAGCAACAGCAGAAGGATCAGCAATACCTGTACTCTCCACTACTAAATGATCAAATACCGGAACATCTTTTATAAGCTGTGCTAAAACATCATTGAACTCGCCACTCATCGAGCAGCAAATACACCCATTAGATATCTCGAATAGTTCATTATCACCTTTAAAAACCAAATCACTATCTATACTTACTTCTCCAAACTCATTTTCCAAAACAATCAACTTTTTATCGGTATTTTTTCGGATAAGATTATTTAATAGAGAGGTTTTACCGGCGCCTAAAAATCCGGTTAGAACAGTTACGGGAATTGGATATTGCATTGCTTAATTACTAGGCCACAAAGGTAGTTAAACCATATAAGACATATAAGAACATTTAAGATTTAATCCCTATTTACTGGCTCACTAAATAGATAGTTATGATACAGACACGATAAGCTTTATATGTTAAAATATATCTTATATTGCATAGACATTTATCTTTGCCCAAAAACAACATATATATGTCTGATCCTATTCTCACAGGAATTTGTTCATTTGGCTATTCAACAAAAGTATTTCACGGGCCTCTGCTTGCTGCAAATCCGAATTTTAAATTTAAAGCCGTAGTTGAACGAAACAAACAAGAATCAAAAGATAGCTACCCTGAGCTTACGATCTATAAAAGTATTGATGAGCTGGTTAACGATGGTTCTCTTGAGTTAATCATTGTAAATACGCCCAATCAGACTCATTACGAGTTTGCAAAAAAGGCGTTATTAGCCAACAAGCATGTAATAATCGATAAGCCTTTTGCCGCAACGGTTGAAGAATGCCAGGAATTAATTACACTGGCAAATGAAAGGAATAAATGTCTAACAGCCTTTCATAATCGTCGTTGGGATGGCGATTTCAAGATCGTTAAAGAAATAATTGAGTCGAACCGACTAGGGCGATTAGTGGAAGCTTCTTTCAGTTTTGAGCGTTTCAGAAGCAAATTAAACCCTAAAAAACATAAAGAAGAACCCGCTCCTGCAACCGGACTCGTGTATGAAATAGGCACACATATTATAGATCAGGCCATTGTATTATTTGGTATGCCCGAAGCTGTTTTTGGGGATATTCGAAAAATGCGGGATGGTTCGCAAGTAGATGATTTCTTTGAACTATTACTTTACTACCCTAATTTTCGTCTTAAGTTAAAAAGTACCATTCTTGCTAAAGA from Solitalea canadensis DSM 3403 encodes:
- a CDS encoding CobW family GTP-binding protein; translated protein: MQYPIPVTVLTGFLGAGKTSLLNNLIRKNTDKKLIVLENEFGEVSIDSDLVFKGDNELFEISNGCICCSMSGEFNDVLAQLIKDVPVFDHLVVESTGIADPSAVAAAFIGDQIIQSHLRLDAVICLVDAQNMETLLKEREEARKQIAFSDVIIINKTDLITEEQLTRVVEIVKKINNYAKIITAVKGEQDEVNLLNMEAYTTKMVEQGFKFFPIGQQVAHDEVVSQSFVFDHPLDLLKFRHWLNVLLVIQGQSFYRIKGVLNFAGLDERHIVQSVMNNATYTPGSDWEEGMVRTSKIVFIGKNLRRDLLEKGLKNCYSDFAFL
- a CDS encoding Gfo/Idh/MocA family oxidoreductase, whose protein sequence is MSDPILTGICSFGYSTKVFHGPLLAANPNFKFKAVVERNKQESKDSYPELTIYKSIDELVNDGSLELIIVNTPNQTHYEFAKKALLANKHVIIDKPFAATVEECQELITLANERNKCLTAFHNRRWDGDFKIVKEIIESNRLGRLVEASFSFERFRSKLNPKKHKEEPAPATGLVYEIGTHIIDQAIVLFGMPEAVFGDIRKMRDGSQVDDFFELLLYYPNFRLKLKSTILAKEELPGYILHGTKGSFIKKRMNLQEDQLKVGMFPTDNGYGVEPPSEWGVLSIEENNESFRKMIPTPHSNYGDFFELAYLHLRKNGPIPVNPFDALNGIKIIEAAYKSNTNKIVIAIQ